Genomic segment of Panicum virgatum strain AP13 chromosome 2K, P.virgatum_v5, whole genome shotgun sequence:
ctgacTGGTGGTTAAAAACTGCTGGCTGACTGGTGGTTGAAAACTActggaatggtgtgagagaaaaacactgttggctggtgctggagcagAATAAGGTGTACGAAAACTCTCCAAAATAAAGATGGAACTTCAGAAGCAGCGTGCACATGATCATCCCCTACAACCCGGAAGCCAAATGCCGTCATGTGATTCCAGCGCCTGTTTTTGCCAGACCAACCGAGTTTGCCAATCCCACCACGTGCCATCCATCGGAAAGCCCAAGCGGCCAAGCCCAACCTCCGTCCCATCCCATGTGGTGGCAGGCATGCTCCGACGAAACCCACGCTGCCGGCGCGGTGCGCTCACGAGTCCACGACGCAAGGAATCACAACCCACAGCTCCGGCATCCAGAGCCCGACAGCGAGAccacaaaataaagaaaacacaTCGCCGGCAGAGGCCGGAGCCTATCGAATTCGAATCCTACCACGGAGAAACACCTGTATTCCATTATACGAGTCTTGTCACCATCTATAACAACACGCACGCCACCACGGGATTGACAATGGCTCTCCACCACCACACCACCACCCCTCGCCTGACAAATCCCTAACAAACTGTCTGCCATAGCGTTGTTCTCATCATCATCTACCGTCGAAACCGGGGGGCCAATTCGTCGTCATCTACGGACGGACGGCCCCCTCAAAAAGGGCCAAAATGAACACAAGTGTAGCGTCGATAGCTTCGAAGGAGCAGCTTGGATCGAGCGAGCGCGTACAatcacaaaaagaacaagaagaatCAATGAATCTtcaccgccgccacggccggctAGCTCTTCATCTCGCCTTCCTCGAGGTCGACCGGGGGCAGGCCGCTCACCCTGGCCTTCAGGGGCACGTCCTCGCCGTCCAGCATGTCGCTCTTGTTCCGGGGGATCGGGGTGGCCGCCTTCTTCTCGGACTCCATGGCCCAGCTGTAGACCACCATGCCCATCACCGCGAGCAGCATCCCGAGGATGTTCTTCACGGTGAGGGCCGAGTCGAACAGGATCCAGCCGAGGATCAGCACGCACACGGTCTTCATGTGGCCCAGGACCTGGAACGAGGTCGCAGAAAACCGCCCGATGCAGAGGTATTGGCTCATGTTGCAGAAGACCGCCAGGGAGCATGAAAGCAGTATGAAGAACTGCAAAATGATAGTATCATGAGCTGTTAGATCAGAAAGCAATACTGGTTAACAGAATAACACTTTCCACACTACTGAAAGAACTGGATAACGAATTAACGATTTGAACAACAGAAAACAGCACGGGCAACAGCATTTATCAGCTGCAACTACAAGGTAACCGCTAAAACTTATTTCATCAGTTGGCGTTAAAAAAATGCAGTAAAACTGAGTAAAAGCCATATATTAGAACAATCAAGAGATAAGCAATCCTTAGCATGGTTTTTAAATCGTTAAGTCGAGGCGAGGCGAGCCACCACCGCCTTATCGCCTAGGCGATGCCTAGGCAGGCTAAGGGGGACTAAGGCGACACCTTAGGCGAGGCGAGCCACCACCGCCTTGtcacctaggcgacgccttaaaaACACTGATCCTTAGGAAGAATGTTAAGCAATATTGGGGAATCAAAAGACAAActcttgtgagttgtgacagTTCCATGACAGTCAGTTGTCATTGGCAACAAAATTTTACTACATGTGGGCTACTGGCCAGGGTATTCACTCCAGTAAAATGGGGGAAATGCATACTTCGGTTGAAGAGCTGAGAATACAGGTAATGAGTTTAAAGTAGAAGATTGAGTACTCAGGACAGGTAGCATTCATAAAGGAAGTGTGCTTTCAAGAACTGAAAAGTCTGACAGAAACTATAACTTACAGTGGCCCCTCCAGAAAAATTGTAGTTCAACAATGATCGCCCATTGAGGTAGTAATCCACAAAGGGGCCCAGTATAATAAgtgaaattgcttgaattgGTGCAGTTTTGCTCAGCAGCTCAAATGATCCAATGTTGTACTTCTTCTGAAAGGAGCCAATGGTCTGGGAAGAGGAAACATATTGTCAGCATAGCTCAGGTATAACGGAGCTTATCAAACAGCATAAGCATTATTGCAGAAAGTAACATCCCAACAACAATTCTTTTCAACATTCAAGactaaaaaatttcaaatcttcATCAACAACTCAGATGTGCTATCAAAGTTCAGTGATTTCTTCAAACCTCAAAGGCCACACCTTTTTTTTCTAGTAAAAAACAAACTTCAAAGACCACATTTTTGTTAATAAAACATCATCTAGAGGTGAATAATGTTAAAAAAGGCCAAACATTGCTTCAAGCTGATTCTAGTTATATTAAACTTGGAGGATATATATAACAGGCAAGGAAATTTGTACAGCAGAAGACAACAAGAATGTAAGGAAGCACAGAGGAGCATCTATGACGAGTGATGCGAATGTGCAGCTCATGATGCATCATACGGTTGAACTAATAAACATTTGATACCTTCTCACCCGGTGGCCTGTATTATTGTATTCAGATCTGTGTTGCAAAGTTTTGAATTCAAGGGGTCTGTGCCTTATTGCCTAGCTATAGTAACTACACCTTCGTTTGGGTGCTATCTCAATTGGCAATAACTGATAATGATGTAGCCTACACCTACAGCAGTTAAGCAATGCCCAAAGCAGATCAATGTTTTGGATAACAGTGGGAGCAGAAAGGTAAGTCACCACTATGACATTAGGACAAACCAAATAAGTAGTACTAGCCTCTAGCCAATTTTAACATATCTCATCATTATTGACTATATCACTAATTTCAGAATATCTCGTTATTATTAAGTATTAACCATATCAGGTTCAAATAAGGTCTACAGCTCAACATCATAATCATTTGCTAAAACGTCATTGCACATTGCAGAATATGATTAAGGCACCAAAAACTAAAATTCTTAGCATCACAAACAAGGAAAACACAATGTAAAAGTTTAGCATGAAAGATGGTATCAAACAAGGAAAGGAGCTCACAATCTGCTGCAGCGACGTGCAGAACACAGCCACACACGCGCAAAGGAATCCCTTGGCATTGACCTCGACGTCCGTGACCGTGCAAATCCCGACGCCGGCCGCCACAACGACCACTGCAGAAATAACCTTGGTGGTGTAGAGCTTGCTGTTCAGCACCCATTCCATGAGGCAGACCACCGGAATCATGCTCAGTTTGGAGATCTGCACAAATTTCTCGTCTTGAGCCTCACAAGCAACACGGGCCAATGGCCGGCGCAGGTGACGCCAGTGTCGGAGCACACGGTATACCTGGTAGAAGCCGACGGAGTTGAGCATGAGGCTGAGGTTCATCCCGGTGATGGAGGTGTTGGCGACGAGCGAGAACCAGACGAGCTCCCAGAGCGGGACGGGCTTGGAGACGGAGTAGCCGGTGGCGTTGGAGATCCACCCGACGAGCGCCGTGACGGTGAAGTGGAACCCGGTCAGCGTAGTGGCTGCGCGCATTCGCAAGCAGAGTAAAaaaaacagcagcagcagcagcaaccagaCGCGCCCCATCAGATCCGCGGATTCCCCGAGCGCCGGCGGATCCGGGTTCCAGATCGGGAGGAGAGGGGTGGAGCAGGCGCGGAGTGGGGTACCGAAGGCGAAGGCGTAGCCGGACGAGGACATGAGCTGCTTGTTGGCCATGATGATGCCGACGGAGCTGACGACGTTCATCGCCCAGGCGCCCACGTCGGACACCGCCGGCGGCTTCTTCTCCGCCTCCATCTCGCCTCGCcctcctcccggcggcggcggcggcggcagcaacaCAGCCTCACGCCAacccggaggaggaaggggcTCGGACGGGCTGCTGCTCCCCCCTGCCTGCCGGTCTCGGGCGTCTCGGTGCCTCACGCGGGAGGGGCCGCTCCGTTATAAAGCACGGGGGGCGTTGCCGCCTAGGCAAGGAAGGGAGGACGGGGAGGGAGGGTTTCGAATTGGCTCTGGGACGGGACGGGGGCCGGAAATACGTCACGGGCGGGCGGGGGGCCGCGGTGAAAAAACTCGCGCGGGGGGAAGGGGAAGGCgagagacgacgacgacgacgaattGACGGGGGCGGCGACGACAGGGCGGAGGGGGACGCGGCTCGGGTGATGCGGGGGGTGGTCGGCTGGATCTGGCGCCCGGGCCGGGCCGCGGCGGGCGACGCTTTTTCCCTGCAGCTTCCGCCCACCCCCACCCCTCCTTTGCGCGTCGCGGCGTGggattttttctcttttcccccGAACGGCAGGCACGGCACCGCGAGCGTGCCCGTTCAAAGTCCGGAGGCGGAGCACCCGCGACCGGTTCCGCTTCCACCAATCACTGTTGTGAGAAAGCTGCTTCTCCACTGGCGGTGCACGGAAGCGACGCGATCCTAAATGCTCGTGCCACGTCGTCGTTATGGGCGTTCTCCGTGTGCTCCGGCGAGCCGACGTCAGCGTGTGGTTGCCCGGTTGCGTGAACCGCGTCACGCTAACACAGTAACACTGTTGCCCGAGCGGCTCTGTGGTGTGCCTGCACCCTGGAGGCTGGATGGATTGATCACGGAGGATGGACCTTTCCTGGCGCAGCAAGCAAGGGTTCGAGACCGCGGGAGCTTTTCTTGGCACGACGGCCGCCGGCCGTATAAAACTGGCCGGCAGATCGACGCTTTTTGTGATATTTGTTGACAATAGTTTACGTGCCTCGAGATCCACCACGTACTTGTAAAGAGTAAAGTCATGTACGCCTGAAGTCTGTCGAGGCCGGTTGGATCCTCTCGTACCCCGTTAGGGCCGTTAACCACCCtgccaaagttagatttttgACTTGTTGTGAAACTTAACCTGGCAAAGTTAGATTTTTGACTTGTTGGAACGTGGTGGCGAACCATGACGCCggttctgaatttctgaatttGCGTTGAGCAGGTGAGGGCTGTGCACGTCAAGTCATCAATTTTCTGGGATGGGAACACCTTGCGTCACCCGATCAGACCGTGGACATAGGAGTATTAGACGCATCGGAGTGGTGATTCAGACATCGTCATCAGCATCCAATCGAGAAAAGAAAACCTCCGCGGCAGACAGCGAGCGCTCTGGCATCCGACCTGCAATCGCCATCGGCGACGATCGGAACAAATCCCAGGCCCCAGCCGCCCCAGCTCTCCGTCCTCTTCCAAACAGAGTCTCGCTTGGACACGCCAGGTTAACCTTTCAGGCTTTCAATTCATCGTCAGTGATTGATCGTTAGGCTAGGCCAACCGGACCATTGAACCTGTCCGTTGCTCCGGCCTGGCGGTCTCCGGGGTTTGGTCGGGATAcagtctcgccgccgccgccgcgcgcgacggTCGGACCGGATCATCCGCTGGCGGggccgctccgcctccgcgtGGCGCGGGCGCCGCCAGTTCATTTGACTTGGCGAAGCGCACATGCGCATGTACTGCACGGATACACGCCGCCGTTGTCAAGGCCTACACGTTCCAGGCTTCCAGCTCGCGGCGGATGATCTCTTGTTGCAGGAGACTAGAATAACCAGAGCTCGCCATTCGCGGCGTTGAAGCAGGATGTACTGGCAAATATACCACCGAAAAATTAAAACAAAGCACGCCCAGTTCTCATGTTGACCGGTGAGTTTGTTTACGCGGCCGTTAACCCATCGCGCTCGGCGCGTACAGATGCAGCGCCTCTGATCCCGAGCCCAGGGGCAACCTGAGGTCGTTAGCCGATGCCCGCGACGCGATCCGGCGTCGGGCCGCGCGCGACGCCGATGCTGCCGTGATCGgcggtgccgcgccgccgcgccgtccctcTCGGCTCGACGGCGTGGCGCAGGAGTCCCGGGCACCGACAGGAGATGGTGCCACGGCCGGATTAGTTTAGGTTTTGGGCGGGGGAGGTGATGGCCAGCGCCAGGTCCCCCACGACCGCGTCCCGGCCCCGTGGGTGTGGCTCGGGCGGCGACGGCATCCATGTTCCCGTGGGGCAGGGTGGAGGGGACACAAGGTGGGTGCGGCGTGCGAACAAGCGGCCGATTTGTCTCGTCCCCGCCCCGAATCTTGGAAGGGCATGGACGTGCACAGCACTCGGACACTCGGACAGCGACGGGAGGGCGGCTAGTCAGTCTGCTGCAGCCCCGCTCCGGGCGCGGCCATGAGCCAGGAATGAATTGTGATCATCTACCGCCGCAAAATCACTGTGGTGTGGCCTAACATAGCAttttcaaaggaaaaaaaatggaacCTCGTACATGCCCTTGTTATGCGATGCAGCAGAAATGTTTAGGAAGTGGTTTCCTAGGATACTCGACGCAGGAAGACAGGTGTTTAAAGAGAAGGCACTGGCGCAACAGTGAGTAAGTGACACAGCACGGCACCGGAAAGTTTGATAGTGAACTTGTCGAGTAATGTCAATCACTTAGTCCGGCCTAACACTAGAACTAGAAGTGGACCATTAGCTCGGTAACAAGTAGTGACAGATGCCAACTTAGAAGACTACAAGGACGTCTTTATAGACTACCTTGTCACCGACCGAGTTTTAACATAAAGTAGCGGCCCGTgaaaggttcaacatattcatAGTTTCATACCTACTACTTCATCCGAATAAAAAATGAGTGAGGACATTTCATAACTAAAGTCTCTACGAGGTTATTTTTTTCGTACTAATATATTTGGTTTGGTCATTAAACTCGTGCGGGCCCTACCTGGGCTGGACTTGAATCTGGGCGTGCAAGCCAGCGCTGGTAAGACTCGACAAAACCATAAATAGGCCCAATCGTTTTGGCCCATTACGACCAGGCCCTTTTTTGTTCTCGGCCCTCTTCGCCTACATCCTTCCAGCTTCATCCACATTCCACTGACAAGAAGTCACAAAACCCTAGTTGGCTCGTTCCCCGCTCTCGTCTCGCCTAAACCTCGCCTCCGCCCCCCCTCAACCCCGGCCGGCCGAAAGACGAACCAccgaaccggcggcggcggcgggtggtagCCATGGCAGAGCTGAAGCGGCTGTCGGAGAGCCGCGACCTGACGCGGATCGAGCGCATCGGCGCGCACTCCCACATCCGGGGGCTAGGGTTGGACTCCTCCATGGAGGCGCGCGACGCCTCCGAGGGCATGGTCGGGCAGCTcccggcccgccgcgccgcgggccTCATCCTCCAGCTAATCCGCCAGGGGAAGAtcgccggccgcgccgtgcTCATCGCGGGCCAGCCCGGCACCGGCAAGACCGCGCTCGCCATGGGCATCGCCAAGTCGCTCGGCGCGGAGACGCCCttcgcctccgtcgccgcctcgGAGCTCTTCTCCCTTGACCTATCCAAGACGGAGGCGCTCACGCAGGCCTTCCGCCGCGCCATCGGCGTCCGCATCAAGGAGGAGGCGGAAATtatcgagggcgaggtcgtcgagATCTCCATTGACCGCCCCTTAGCATCCTCTGGCGCTGGcagcagctccgccgcgccttcGGGCGCTACTGCGGCCGGAAAATCCGGCCGGCTCACGCTGAAGACCACGGACATGGAGACGGTGTACGAGCTCGGAGGGAAGATGATTGAGGCTCTTGGAAAGGAGAAGGTGCAGAGTGGGGATGTGATTGCCCTTGACAAGGCCTCGGGGAAGGTCACCAAGCTTGGCCGCTCCATTGGGAGGTCGCGGGATTATGATGCTGTTGGCCCCCACACCAAGTTTGTCAAGTGTCCTGATGGTGAGCTCCAGAAGCGCAAGGAGGTCGTGCACTGTGTCACCTTACATGAGATTGATGTGATCAATAGCAGGTATCTTCTCACTCCGATCCCATCAATTCTTGTATACCTAGATTGGAAGAGATTCTTAGACAGCTAGCAATTTTTATGAACTGAACAATTCTGACAAGGGAATTCACATTGAACATTTGTAATGTATCAATGTAGTAGTATACAGTGATGTTAAAAGGCCAATTTGGAATTCTGCAGACTAgaataatatataataaaatctCATTTATCTTGGCGATGTAAATATCAAAGCAACAAAACATATATGGGTAAAGAAAATATATCCCAGGAATTTGAAATTCTACTTGCTAGGATATTTTACATTGGCTTGGGACTACCTTGGCTATGCTGAGCTTACATGGTTTTTCATTGCAAGAGGCCCATGTTATGTTGCTGTCTTGGAAAGTCTTGCCAACTGATTACAAAAAAGTATAGCCAAAGAGACATTTTAATGGTTTGCAAGCAATTTCTAGCTCAGCAAAGAACATCAGTCACCGCACCATGGTGATTTAATTAGAGTTCACTTCAACTAATATGACTAATTTGTAGAAGTATTTGTTATTCTATGGCAACTAGTGTTGTGGTTCATTTGGTGATCATTAAGCATAGGTGCAGGTGCAGTGGCCTCGGCCACTAAAATTATATGCTTACACAGAAGTCAGATGCTAGTTTATGCTTATATCTCACTACTGATATATTTAAGCATCATTTGTGGTTGACTTGATTGTGCCAATTCTTGATAGATGGCTGGAAAGTGCGTTACATAACTAATTAAGGTTTAGAAATCCTAATCTGTTTTGGTACTGCTCGTGTATTAAGATTACAATAGTACCAAGATAAATCTACCACTTTAGTGAAGTCATCATATTATTGTTTAATTGAAGTAAAAACTGAGAATACTCGCTGCCTATTTTATTGAGGCTCCCATGATGTGTGTTGCATCAGAATCCCCTACAGAGGATGGTTTTCCTTCCCACAGGCCACAGTTCAAATGTTCTATTTCGTTCTACAACTATTTTCAGCTTCGTATTCCAGCAACTAATATCAAGTGCATCTTAATTGttttttattatatttataCCCATTAGGTTGAGGACTGGGATCTATCTTTCCTCTCACAAGAAGTCCCAATCCCACCGAAGCACTATGAAATAGAATTTTACCTACAAATTTTTAGCACCTGAAGAGATCTTCCACTACATTGGATAAAGATAGTGTCCCGCACGTCTCAATTCTATTTTCTTGTATGTTCTGTCCAGGACACAGGGTTTTCTTGCACTGTTCACTGGGGACACTGGTGAAATTCGTGCGGAGGTTCGGGAGCAGATTGACACAAAAGTTGCAGAGTGGAGAGAAGAAGGAAAGGCTGAGATTGTGCCTGGGGTTCTGTTTATCGATGAAGTCCACATGCTAGATATTGAGTGCTTCTCCTTCCTCAACCGAGCATTGGAAAATGATATGGCTCCAATCCTAGTCATCGCAACAAACCGAGGGATCACATCCATCCGCGGGACAAACTACCGGTCGCCGCATGGGATCCCGCCGGACTTCCTCGACCGGCTCCTGATCATCACGACGCAGCCCTACAAGGAGGATGAGATCCGGAAGATCCTTGACATCCGGTgcgacgaggaggacgtggAGATGTCTGCGGACGCCAAGGTCCTGCTCACCAAGATTGGCATCGAGACCTCCCTGAGGTATGCCATTCACCTGATCAATGCCGCCGCGCTGGCCTGCCAGAAGCGCAAGGGGAAGGtggtggagatggaggacatCAGCCGGGTGTACCAGCTGTTCCTGGATGTGAAGCGATCGACGCAGTACCTGATGGAGTACCAGAGCCAGTACATGTTCAGTGAAGTGTCGGGGGAATCAGATGGAGATGATGCCATGCATTCCTAGACGACCTTTGTGTTACAAGGTGGCTGGGTTATTGTGCCCGGCGTCGTGTATTTCGGATGCTTGTTGCTCGTTTAGGTTGCTGGTATTACCCTGACAAGGCTTGGTGTGTGCGATGGACTCTGTGTTAGCTGCTGTAGGTGAAGGTGACTATGCAATTCAATGTATCTGATCAAATTCATCCCAGCTAAGTGCcgtgattttttttaaagctGTGTCACCATCTCGTGATGAATGCGTGTTTGTCATGTGCTAGATGCCTAGATTTATCTGTCCAGGATTCGACGGAATGGTGGTCAGTTCGAAATGCAGGCATCGACTAGCTGTTCTGGACTGAAAAGGCAACGCTTTGGCGAGTATTTGAACCGCATTTTCCCTGTTGCTATAAAGATCACGCTGGGCTTGGGTGTCCCTGTGAGGCGTGACCATGTGTCAAGTGCCATGTTAGCGCATTGCACGTGCACTGCGAGCCTTGCTCTTCCGAGACGTCCCCTCCAGGCCGGTGCTGACCGACGACGGCAGCACCGGCACGGCACCTGGCGGCCGGCACCCCCGACGCCGCACGTCGCGCCGAAGGGAGAAGAGAAGCCGCCCTGCCCCGTCAGGCCGTCACGTCGATGCAAGtttgataaattttgaattattgGATCGATTTAAAAAATTGGGTAAATAAATTAGAATGACATTCTGTATAAATAATTTAGAAgaagaaataaattaaaatgACATATTATTGTAATTAATTAGCTGACTCAAAAAATACTTAGTACCGTAAGGTATCCACTTGCATCTCACATCCCACACTCTCACGTCTCACGGGAGTCGGGAGAAGTATGCGTCTCGCATTTCGCAAGGCAAAAAGCCTCAAACCGAGGACCTTTCCAGAGCGAGGCACACGCCGTCGGTTCCTCAATCCTCCTCCCCCCGTCCTCCGTTTTTTGTTCTCCTCCCCCACACCAGCCCGTGCCACGCACGGTGCCACCAGGCAGGCTGCAGCTCCCCACGCCTCCACGCCGCACCACCGGTCACCAGCGCGTGATCATTGATCCCCGCCAGGCCGCCACGCCACCGTCGGTCGGTCGCGGACCGCGAGCCCGCCTGCCCCAGCTCCCCGCCTCCGGTTCCGCGAGAGGTCGGTCGGGGGGTCTCTCGCGGCTTGGCTTGTGGGGTAAACACGGGCAGCAACTGCTCTCCTCCACTCCCCCCACTCCCCCACCCTCTCCGCCACTCCCAACCCCATCgctcagcgccaccgccgctccgctACGACGCGGCGCTGTCCTTCCGGATCCATCGTCCTTCCGCCGGCGCCATGGAGCCGGGCGATTCCAACTCCGCCGCAGGTAAACGCGCACTGATCCCCCCCTGCTCCCCATCCTCTCGTTCCTCCGTCGTCTGATCGAACTGGGCTGGGCTGCTCCCCGGGACAGCTCGATCGCGCAATCGGGGCCCCCATTGGATGCTTCCGGTCCCGGATCGCCCATGTTTGCTCTACTTATTACTGCGCGTGTAGCGCTGGTCTGCGGGCGCTGAATCGCTGTGCTCTCCAGCTGAGTTCGCGTTTTGTGCCGTTACCGGGACCGATCCTTGTGTAGGATGTCAGTTGACCCTACTTGCATTGGTCGCCAAATTCCTGATAGTTGTTTTGGTCTGGGTTTGATGACGGAAAGTGAGCACAAATTTGATGGGGACTGCCAAGCCCCTGTTAGCATTCCCTGTGGCATTGGCAGTCCATTTCAATCAGTTATGAGCCGAGGTGCTTGACCTCTATAGTCGTTTTATTTTGCAGGCCCCTGTGCCTGGTGACTTCTTTGCCTGGGAACCCTGGGCTTCAGTCAGGGTAGATAGTCTGGTAGCCTTTTGATCCTTTTTCTGTAACAAACTTCAGGAATTTCAGTTGCATGTATTAGTTGACCTGAGCACCTGTAGTGTGACCAAAGTGTGATAAGCTTGCACATTCCTTGATCCATCGAGCGCAGTATTGTTTCATTTCTGTCAGTGTCAAGTGCTTGTATTGAAGCCTCTTTTACTTGCAGTTTGCATTTCACTGCACAGTAATCTCTGGTTCATAACAAGTGATGGCTTTCTTACAAACAGTGTGAAGGACtatgttattttttaaaattttgactGACATCCACTATATATATGAACCTTGTTGCTTAAATTCCACTTTGGAAGTTTGACTACAAATCCTTCTCCTTTGTGGACCACAGGAGGGAAGACACAAAGTGCTTCAGCACCGCCTGTTGAAGGTGTAGCTGGAGGAGGGACTAGTTATGGATGGGTGGATGGAGGTTTACGGGGTACAAGTCTGGGTGCCGGTGTAATTGATCATACGAAAGTACACTCAGAAGATCTTCTGCACGTCTGGTCGATGCCCAGCACAGCAAATGTTAGCCAACAAGAAGCACCTCGACCTCTAGAGAAAGTAAGTTGTATTACATTTTATCCGCACTTGTTTCTTGCTTCAGCATGCGACTAAAAAATAATCTTGTAGTTGTGAATCGGGATGCTACTGTGCAAAGAAAGTAAGTTGTATTACATTTTATCAGCACTCGTTTCTTGCTTCAGCATGTGACTATAAATAATCTTGTAGTTGTGAATTGCGATGCTACTGTTCAATAAGTTTTTCATGATATGGAGTTCTTTTGTTGTTTGTTCTTTAAAGTGTGATATTGCATTTTTCAACTGTAATCTGATCCATTGTGCTTTCAGTTGCCATGATTTGACATATTACTATTTGATTATGTCCGTccccaaaattttcaaatgtTATGTTTTCCTTTAGGTTAACCTTCTGGCAGCAAGAAATGAAAGAGAGAGTTTTCAAATTGCTTTGCGCCCAAAGGTTTCATGGTCCACTTCAGGTATTGCAGGGTCTGTGCAGATCCAGTGCACCGATCTCTGCTCCTCCTCAGGAGACAGGTTTGTTTGTTTAAAATTTTAGAATAGACTAGCATTTGCACAGTTCTATTTCGATGATTATAACAGTGCTTTACCAGGTTAGTGGTTGATCAGTCCATAACTTTGCGACGTGTGGTGCCTATCTTAGGT
This window contains:
- the LOC120692785 gene encoding UDP-rhamnose/UDP-galactose transporter 2-like is translated as MEAEKKPPAVSDVGAWAMNVVSSVGIIMANKQLMSSSGYAFAFATTLTGFHFTVTALVGWISNATGYSVSKPVPLWELVWFSLVANTSITGMNLSLMLNSVGFYQISKLSMIPVVCLMEWVLNSKLYTTKVISAVVVVAAGVGICTVTDVEVNAKGFLCACVAVFCTSLQQITIGSFQKKYNIGSFELLSKTAPIQAISLIILGPFVDYYLNGRSLLNYNFSGGATFFILLSCSLAVFCNMSQYLCIGRFSATSFQVLGHMKTVCVLILGWILFDSALTVKNILGMLLAVMGMVVYSWAMESEKKAATPIPRNKSDMLDGEDVPLKARVSGLPPVDLEEGEMKS
- the LOC120692775 gene encoding ruvB-like 2, which gives rise to MAELKRLSESRDLTRIERIGAHSHIRGLGLDSSMEARDASEGMVGQLPARRAAGLILQLIRQGKIAGRAVLIAGQPGTGKTALAMGIAKSLGAETPFASVAASELFSLDLSKTEALTQAFRRAIGVRIKEEAEIIEGEVVEISIDRPLASSGAGSSSAAPSGATAAGKSGRLTLKTTDMETVYELGGKMIEALGKEKVQSGDVIALDKASGKVTKLGRSIGRSRDYDAVGPHTKFVKCPDGELQKRKEVVHCVTLHEIDVINSRTQGFLALFTGDTGEIRAEVREQIDTKVAEWREEGKAEIVPGVLFIDEVHMLDIECFSFLNRALENDMAPILVIATNRGITSIRGTNYRSPHGIPPDFLDRLLIITTQPYKEDEIRKILDIRCDEEDVEMSADAKVLLTKIGIETSLRYAIHLINAAALACQKRKGKVVEMEDISRVYQLFLDVKRSTQYLMEYQSQYMFSEVSGESDGDDAMHS